Proteins co-encoded in one Meiothermus sp. CFH 77666 genomic window:
- the rpsG gene encoding 30S ribosomal protein S7 translates to MSRRRQAEVRRLEPDHLYGDVVVTALINRIMRDGKKNLAARIFKDACEIIQEKSGQEPLKVFKAALDNVRPRVEVRSRRVGGANYQVPVEVSPRRQQTLAIRWIVTAFNNRSEREAHQRLAAELLEAAEGKGGAVKKKEDVERMAEANRAYAHYRW, encoded by the coding sequence ATGTCGCGGAGAAGACAAGCTGAAGTGCGCAGGCTCGAGCCCGACCACCTCTATGGCGATGTGGTGGTCACTGCGCTCATCAACCGCATAATGCGGGATGGCAAGAAAAACCTGGCAGCCCGAATTTTCAAGGATGCCTGCGAAATCATCCAAGAGAAGAGCGGCCAGGAACCCCTCAAGGTCTTCAAGGCCGCCCTGGATAACGTGCGCCCTCGAGTCGAGGTGCGCAGCCGTCGGGTGGGCGGGGCCAACTATCAAGTACCCGTGGAGGTCTCGCCGCGCCGCCAGCAGACCCTTGCCATTCGTTGGATCGTGACTGCTTTTAACAACCGCAGTGAGCGCGAAGCCCACCAGCGCCTGGCTGCCGAACTTCTGGAGGCTGCCGAGGGTAAGGGCGGGGCGGTCAAGAAGAAGGAAGACGTCGAGCGTATGGCCGAAGCCAACCGAGCCTACGCCCACTACCGGTGGTGA
- the rpsL gene encoding 30S ribosomal protein S12 has protein sequence MPTINQLLRKGRAPVVKKSKVPALKGSPFRKGVCTVVRTVTPKKPNSALRKVAKVRLSSQYEVTAYIPGEGHNLQEHSVVLIRGGRVKDLPGVRYHIVRGIYDTQGVKDRKKSRSKYGAKRPKADAKGAAAKGKK, from the coding sequence CTGCCAACCATCAACCAGCTCCTCCGTAAAGGCCGTGCTCCCGTAGTCAAGAAGAGCAAAGTGCCTGCCCTGAAGGGAAGCCCCTTCCGCAAGGGGGTCTGCACCGTGGTACGTACCGTTACGCCCAAGAAGCCCAACTCAGCGCTACGCAAGGTGGCCAAGGTGCGCCTCTCGAGTCAGTACGAAGTCACCGCTTATATCCCTGGTGAAGGCCACAACCTGCAGGAGCACTCGGTGGTGCTCATTCGTGGGGGCCGTGTGAAAGACCTGCCGGGGGTGCGCTACCACATCGTGCGGGGTATCTACGACACCCAGGGTGTCAAGGATCGCAAGAAGAGCCGCTCCAAGTACGGGGCCAAGCGGCCCAAGGCCGATGCCAAGGGCGCGGCGGCAAAGGGTAAGAAGTAG